A single genomic interval of Vulpes vulpes isolate BD-2025 unplaced genomic scaffold, VulVul3 u000000714, whole genome shotgun sequence harbors:
- the LOC140596774 gene encoding vomeronasal type-1 receptor 1-like, whose protein sequence is MISSDIIWGIFFIFQTCIGFMGNSLLFTLYMYTCLIFPHKKKPVDMILAHLTLANALTLIFRGIPNIITSFGIRVEMGDTGCKTVLYIQRVTRSISLCTTALQSTFQAVTITPSSHKWAWLKYKIPAFLQPSLLFFWMINMAIYSVVLLRTVANRNITDDRLGYQIAYCKSSAHDGQISSIFLSTVFLRDLSFLSLMTCSSIYMVNILYRHHRAAQNVRSTIQSSRSPENKATHVILILVSCFVFFYWTNTFLTVYLVYTSKKKEQLEKFNNFFSSCYPTICSFFLIKNENRINFMKPPKRFFSS, encoded by the coding sequence ATGATTTCCAGTGACATaatttgggggattttctttatctttcaaactTGTATTGGTTTCATGGGGAATTCTttgttatttacattatatatgtacacatgtttaatttttcctcataAGAAGAAGCCTGTAGATATGATTCTTGCCCACTTAACTTTGGCTAATGCTCTGACGCTCATATTCAGAGGGATTCCAAATATAATTACATCTTTTGGAATTAGAGTGGAGATGGGCGATACTGGATGTAAAACAGTGCTCTATATTCAGAGAGTTACCCGGAGCATTTCTCTGTGCACAACCGCCCTCCAGAGTACATTTCAGGCAGTGACTATTACTCCAAGTAGTCATAAATGGGCCTGGCTCAAATACAAAATCCCTGCATTCCTTCAACCCTCCTTACTTTTCTTCTGGATGATCAACATGGCCATCTATTCTGTGGTCCTTTTACGAACTGTGGCCAACAGGAATATCACCGATGATAGACTTGGGTATCAGATTGCTTATTGTAAAAGCAGTGCACATGATGGCCAGATATCATCAATATTTCTAAGTACGGTATTCCTTCGagatttgtcctttctctctctgatgacaTGTAGTAGCATCTACATGGTGAATATCCTTTACAGACATCACAGAGCAGCTCAGAATGTTCGCAGTACCATCCAGTCTTCACGCTCTCCTGAAAACAAGGCTACTCACGTCATTCTCATACTGGTgagctgctttgttttcttttactggaCCAACACCTTTCTTACTGTTTATTTAGTTTATACAAGTAAGAAAAAGGAGCAACTGgagaaatttaataactttttttcatcATGTTACCCAactatctgttctttctttctaattaaaaatgaaaatagaataaatttcatgaaacccccaaaaagatttttctcttcttaa